Below is a genomic region from Fulvia fulva chromosome 5, complete sequence.
AAACGCGTTCACAAAAATCACGACCAACGGCATATCACAGACAGCCTGCACACGACCACTATACCACCATACCACCAGTAGACACATTGACCGACACATCACTGCTGACTAGACGGACACCACCATGTCGCTCTCGATCCCGGGCGCACCGAATGCAGGCCTGTTCAAGCAAGGATACCAGAAGTATGCCTAGTAGACCACCAAACAGCTACATGCAATCTTGTACTGACAACATACAGCTACGACTCCGAAGATGGCGCCGTCATTCGCAACATCGACGCTTGCCGGACGATCGCCTCGACGGTACAGACTTCGCTTGGACCATATGGCCGAAACAAGATTGTCATCAACCACCTTCAGAAGATGATCCTCACAAACGATGCAGCCACCATTCTCAGAGAACTCGATGTCGTTCACCCCGCAGCAAAGCTCCTGGTCATGGCATCACAACAGCAAGAGGCAGAGATGGGTGACGCCACAAACATGGTCATTGTGTTGGCTGGTGAGCTGTTGAAAAAGGCAGAAGAGCTGGTGAGGATGGGTCTGAAGACGAGCGAAATCAATCAGGGCTACGAGAAGGCTGGCAAGTTTGCCCTTGAAGCACTGGAAGACTTGGAGATCGACAGACTACAGGACATTCGAAGCCAGAGCGATCTGGCCAAGGCAATCCGAACAGTCGTTGGCGCAAAGCAGGCAGGATCCGAGGACTTCCTTGCAGAGATGGTCGCAGAAGCCGTGCTCGCTGTCTTACCGAAGAACCCATACAATTTCAACGTCGACAACATTCGGGTGGTCAAGATCATGGGTGGATCATTAGAGCAGTCGAAGGTGGTCAAGGGCATGGTCTTTGGCCGTTCACCAGATGGCACAGTAACCAAAGCATCGAAAGCAAAGGTCGGTGTCTTCAGCTGCCCGATCGATATCTCACAGACCGAGACCAAGGGTACAGTACTCCTCAAGAATGCCAAGGAGCTCGCAAGCTTCTCCAAGGGCGAGGAGCAGCAGATGGAGACCACAATCAAGGAGCTGCACGACTCGGGCATTCGTGTCGTTGTGGCAGGTGCGACAGTCGGCGAGCTCGCCATGCACTACCTCAACCGCTTCGGGATCCTCGTCATCAAGGTCTTGTCGAAGTTTGAGCTCAGGCGGCTATGCAGAGTCGTTGGTGCAACACCTCTCGCTCGTCTTGGCGCACCTATGCCTGACGAGATGGGGAATGTTGATGTTGTGGAGGCGCTCGAGATTGGTGGTGACCGCGTGACAGTATTCAGACAGGAGAACGAGCAGACCCGAACCGCGACACTTGTACTACGAGGAGCAACGCAGAACCACCTGGACGATGTCGAGCGAGCAGTGGACGATGGTGTCAACGTTTTCAAGGCCATCACTCGAGACCCTCGATTAGTAGCAGGAGCAGGTGCCGCCGAGATGCAACTCATCGAGCGCATCACAGCACTTGCTGACAGGACTTCCGGCCTTGCACAGTACGCGATACGGAAATATGCCGAAGCTTTCGAAGTCATCCCAAGAACACTTGCCGAGAGTGCGGGTCTGGACGCAACCGAAGTTCTTGCAAAGCTCTACACCGCACATCACACAACACAAACACAGAAGACGAACGGCACCACAGAGGACTCGAGCGAAGACGAGGAGGATGTGCCTACCATCGGTGTAGACCTCGATACCAGCAGTGGCCAAGGTGATGGCACTCTCGATGCAGCGGATGAGGGCATCTTGGACCTCATGATCCCCAAGTCATGGGCTATCAAGCTAGCTACTGAAGCCGCCAGAACTGTGTTAAGCGTCGATCAGATCATTGTCGCTCGACAAGCTGGTGGACCCAAGCCGCCTGGACCAAACCCCAACTGGGATGAGGACTGATCAACGAGACACGGAATGTATGCACGAAAAGGTGTCGGCAGGACTGGTATGTAGCTATACCCCTTTGCACTTTGTAGAACCAATGCGAAAGCAGGACTCGGCTGAGCCGACATTGACTCGACGATCAGCATGTGCACATCTCCTCTCTCACTGTGTCAATCTCGTTAGGCAAGGTAGGACAAGCTGTTACCCTGCTCGGCGGTTCTGCACGAGCTCCACTGCCCTCGCGCTGCAGGACGGCCCCCATCTGACGCACGATCCACCGCCGAAGCGAGTGGCGCTCAACAAATATATGCAGCGAGCTGCCTCCGGTGACCAGCTTGCAAGCAACATCTTCGTATGTTCTTTGACTAAACACAACCCACCCTTAGGCCATGATATCGCCCAGCGCATTGACGATTGCGCTCCTCATCCCCTTCCTCTCCGCCGCTATCTACAAAGTCCTCTACAACTGGTATTGGCACCCTCTCGCAAAATTCCAGGGACCATGGTACGCGACAGCGACATCTCTAACAGACGCCCTCATCTCCGTAAGCAGAAAGGAGTCACAATGGCTCATGATGTTGACGAAACAATATGACACAACCATACCCATCCGTATCGCGCCGACGATGCTCATGTTCCCTCAACCTGCGGCACTGAAGCAGATTTACTGGAATGGTGAGATGAATACTAAAGCGGAAGTCACTGGGACGGGAGTACTAGGCCCCGAGCATCTTGCTACCACTTTGGATCCGGAGCGGCATCGACAGTTGAGGAAAGCGCTGGGTGGACCGCATTGGAGTATTGGGGCGTTGAAGAAGAATTGGGAGGGGAGGATTGATGAGCATATCCTGTTGCTTGTGGAGAAGTTGCAGGAGAAGGAGGGCGAAGAGGTTTTGATTTCTGATAAGCTGGCGTACGTGCTGCCCAGTAGACCCGACTCGCTCAAAGGAGCTGATCATTACACAGTGGCTTCGCCGCCGACATCATGACGATCCTCTCCTTCTCCAAACCATGGGGCTTCGTGCAGAACGACCGAGACGAGAGGGGCTTCCTCGAAGCATGGCGAGCAGGTCTAGACTGGTTCGGCTTCGTCGGGCGCTGGAAATGGTTTCGTGATAATGTCCTCAAGAACCCGTGCCTGGGACCCTACTGCCTTCCCTCCATGACCGATAAAAGCGGCAACGGATACCTCTCCTTCCAAGCAGACCGTATGGTCCGCGAGAGGGAAGAGCTGATGGCGGCTGAAGGCGACAACTTCCACATGGAGCAGCTGGACTTCTTGCAGTAGTAAGTCGAAGCTCCCTTATCGCAGACAACAACAAGCCTCAACATTCTAACATCACCATCCCCACAGCTCCCTCAACGCCACAACCCCAGCACCTCTAACACCACCCCAACGCCGTGCCCACGCCACGCTCCTAATCCAAGCCGGCGCCGACACAACCGGCACAGCCCTCGGCAGTACCCTCGGCTTCATCCTCCCCCGGCCTCCCGTCCTGGCCAAATGCCTCGCCGAACTCACCACCGCCTCCCAATCAAACTTCCTCAGCACACCCATCTCCTACCACGAAAGCACCAACCACCTCCCCTACATGCAGGCCTGCATCAAAGAGTCCCTCCGCCTACAGCCCCCCGCGTCGAACCTGTTCGCAAGGGTCGTGCCGCCTGGTGGGAGAGAGATTTGTGGGATTTGGATTCCTGGGGGCGTGGAGGTGACGAGTGTAGCGTATGTTGTGCAGCGGGATCCAGTGCTGTACGGTCCTGATCCGGAAGTGTTCAGGCCGGAGCGGTGGCTCGAGTGCGGCGAGGAGAGGAGGGCGGAGATGGAGGGTGCACAATTCGTGTTCTCGATAGGGGCTAGGGTATGTTTAGGACGGGATGTTGCGTTGATGGAGCTGGGAAAGGTGATTCCTGAGGTGAGTTCGTTTGTGATTTCGGGGGATGAGGGGGTCGTGCTGATTTTGAGGCAGTTGATCAGGCAGTTTGAGATGGAGGTTGTGAGGGCTGGGGAGTATGTTGTGGCTGGTGGGGTGGCTTATAATAGGGATTCCTGGGTGAGGGTTGAGAAGAGAAGGCACTGATGCTATAGTGGCAGCCGTCGGTACTCCGTCTAAATTCCTCTGCCCAGCCCCACCAGCAATCCCGGCTTCAATCGCTCCCATTCTCGCGTACGCTATCTCCTCATCTCGCTCGTCGGTCCATCGATCTGTAGCGCACCATCAATACCGCGTAACGTCAGGGTGCCGCTTTTCTCTGTAGGCTTTGTCCAGGATACCCTCTGCGAATTCCCAATCGTCCCCTGTGATGGTGTTCGCTAGTGAGTCTTCGTTCTCGGATGCTATTCCATGGTCCAACCTGGTCCAGGCATCTCGGTCCTTCAGAATGTGTTGTCTGTCAAGCTCGTCATGGCTAATCTTCATGAAGTCACTTATCCAGACTTCTCGCGAAGTGGCTGCACGAGCGAACGAAGTCTTCGCTCGGAAGAGCTGTCAGGCTAGCTGAACTCATCGTGAGCGATGTGTTCAAGAGTACATGTAGTAGTGGTGAGAAAGAAGCATTTATGCATGGATGCGTCCGTGACTCGTGAGTCCTTTGCAGGAGTCGTCAACATCCATGGATGCAAGCATTCTGGCTCGTACATAAATTACGGCCGTAGACGATGCCTTGCCTTGCCAGGGACAGATCCGGATCTCCTTCCCAGATACCGACAACGCCGATCCTTCGGCGCTGACGACCACCGACTGCAGTCTGCAGCGTCTTGATCAGCACAAAGCACTACTGGACGTATCGTGCCGCAGTACCGTACATGTAGCTGCTGATACGCTCGTCGAGTGCTGTAGCCGACCTCGCAAACGTATCTCGGCCTGTCTCGATAACTTCGGCTAAGTACCGACAGCTCGCCCTGCAGCACACATGTCACACGAGCGTGACGAGCTTCTTCCATGACATTGGTGGGGTACGTGATGATGAAAGTGGGCAGGTACATGTATGAACGAGCAGTCCGAGCATTATTGGGCCAGCCCAAAAGATTTTTGGTCCTTTGACGGCACTGCTATATATTGTGTCAATCTCCTCGTGCCAGGTTGTCGGTTCTCTGTACTGCACCTCTAATACAGCCCTATACCATAGTTTCACATCCACCCACCCTTAATATGTCTTCTAACCCACCAGCAAAGTGCTGCACCATTGGTGTCACCCACCAAGGCACTCCAAGGGGCGAGACCAAGAACATTGGCAACAGTGAGCATGAGCATCACACCGCATCATTCATCCCGAACGTCCACTGATCGATCAAATCCAGCCAGCACATACTTCGCCTACCCAGAGTCCAAGGACACCTCCACCGCGATCCTGATCCTCACCGACGTAATCGGCCACAAGTTCGACAATGCCCAACTCATCGCCGACCAATTCGCCGCCAATGGCTACTACGTCGTCATGCCCGATCTCTTCGAGGGCGACCCAATTCCACTCAACCGTCCCGACGACTTCGACATCATGAAGTGGCTACAGACATCCGGCCCCTCCAAGGGTCACACAACCAGTCAGGTCGACCCAATCGTCGAGGCAGTAATCAAGGACATGAAGCAGAACCAGGGCGTGAAGAAGATCGGCGCTGTCGGATACTGCTTCGGCGCCAAGTACGTTGCTCGATACATGACCGGCAGCAAGGGCGTCGATGTCGGATACATGGCACACCCAAGCTTCGTGGACGCGGATGAGATCAAAGCTTTGACTGGACCGCTGTCGATTGCGGCTGCTGAGACGGATCAGATATTCCCGGCGGAGAAGCGTCGCGAGACTGAGGATCTGCTCAAGGACCACAAGAACAAGATTCCATACCAGATCTCGCTGTACAGCCATGTCGAGCATGGGTTTGCCGTCCGTGCGGATATAGAGAAGCGGCCTGTGAAGTACGCCAAGGAGGCTGCTTTCATTCAGGCTGTGGCTTGGTTTGATGAATTCCTGAAGGTATGTCAAGATATGTTGGAGACTACAGTTGTGAGTAAGCTTGCAGCGTCTCGTGTTGTCTGGATTGTTTCACACGACAACTCCGCACACACTCTGACGGACACTGCTAGCCCTTCATGACGGTATGACTCTTTTCAGGAAGAAGTACTGACTCACTATCTCACAGGGAAACAGGACATGGGCAGCGTAGACAGCCCCTTCTCAATCGATGGACAACCACCAGTAGAGCTTGATGCGTATGCGTCTATCTTGGACCAAGAGGAGATCTTGCTAGAGAGACGAACTCGTCTGGCTGCGCTAGCACGGGAGCACAATGATCCATAGAGGTTGTGTATTCTCGATATACCATATATTCCCTCACGTTCATGTGTAGTCCGAGCCACAAGCCTATCAGCAACAGCTGAAGTGGAGCGGTGAGTCCTAGCCGTGAGGAATTGCGACGACTGATACCAAGAATGTCAGCCATGCTCGATTGGACGTGCAAGATGACGGTGAAGTCAATATGACGACGGGGTCCGACAGTGGTTGGCGACGATAACTACGAATCCCTCCAACCCAGTGTCAGCGAAGCATCCGACGACAACAGCATGCGACAGCGACAAGACCAGTGCACGCTAACAGAGGACATCACAATTACGCAAAGACGACAACAGCATGCGACAGCGACAACACCAGTGCACACTAAACTACCTTTCGACATGGGACTAGCGCAACGACGAAGACAGCGATGCCCTCCAGTCCCAGGCCCTTAGGCGCCGGAAGCTGATGGGCCTCCTCTTTCTCACTTTCCCTGCCTTCCGCATACCTCCTCCTGCCCTGCCGCCTCACATACCTCCTCCTGTCCTGCCGCCTCCCTTCATCACGACTACTTAGATTCGCCGGAGCGAGT
It encodes:
- a CDS encoding putative T-complex protein 1 subunit theta — encoded protein: MSLSIPGAPNAGLFKQGYQNYDSEDGAVIRNIDACRTIASTVQTSLGPYGRNKIVINHLQKMILTNDAATILRELDVVHPAAKLLVMASQQQEAEMGDATNMVIVLAGELLKKAEELVRMGLKTSEINQGYEKAGKFALEALEDLEIDRLQDIRSQSDLAKAIRTVVGAKQAGSEDFLAEMVAEAVLAVLPKNPYNFNVDNIRVVKIMGGSLEQSKVVKGMVFGRSPDGTVTKASKAKVGVFSCPIDISQTETKGTVLLKNAKELASFSKGEEQQMETTIKELHDSGIRVVVAGATVGELAMHYLNRFGILVIKVLSKFELRRLCRVVGATPLARLGAPMPDEMGNVDVVEALEIGGDRVTVFRQENEQTRTATLVLRGATQNHLDDVERAVDDGVNVFKAITRDPRLVAGAGAAEMQLIERITALADRTSGLAQYAIRKYAEAFEVIPRTLAESAGLDATEVLAKLYTAHHTTQTQKTNGTTEDSSEDEEDVPTIGVDLDTSSGQGDGTLDAADEGILDLMIPKSWAIKLATEAARTVLSVDQIIVARQAGGPKPPGPNPNWDED
- a CDS encoding Cytochrome P450 monooxygenase ABA1, whose amino-acid sequence is MISPSALTIALLIPFLSAAIYKVLYNWYWHPLAKFQGPWYATATSLTDALISVSRKESQWLMMLTKQYDTTIPIRIAPTMLMFPQPAALKQIYWNGEMNTKAEVTGTGVLGPEHLATTLDPERHRQLRKALGGPHWSIGALKKNWEGRIDEHILLLVEKLQEKEGEEVLISDKLAGFAADIMTILSFSKPWGFVQNDRDERGFLEAWRAGLDWFGFVGRWKWFRDNVLKNPCLGPYCLPSMTDKSGNGYLSFQADRMVREREELMAAEGDNFHMEQLDFLQYSLNATTPAPLTPPQRRAHATLLIQAGADTTGTALGSTLGFILPRPPVLAKCLAELTTASQSNFLSTPISYHESTNHLPYMQACIKESLRLQPPASNLFARVVPPGGREICGIWIPGGVEVTSVAYVVQRDPVLYGPDPEVFRPERWLECGEERRAEMEGAQFVFSIGARVCLGRDVALMELGKVIPELIRQFEMEVVRAGEYVVAGGVAYNRDSWVRVEKRRH
- a CDS encoding Hydrolase tropI, whose amino-acid sequence is MSSNPPAKCCTIGVTHQGTPRGETKNIGNTSTYFAYPESKDTSTAILILTDVIGHKFDNAQLIADQFAANGYYVVMPDLFEGDPIPLNRPDDFDIMKWLQTSGPSKGHTTSQVDPIVEAVIKDMKQNQGVKKIGAVGYCFGAKYVARYMTGSKGVDVGYMAHPSFVDADEIKALTGPLSIAAAETDQIFPAEKRRETEDLLKDHKNKIPYQISLYSHVEHGFAVRADIEKRPVKYAKEAAFIQAVAWFDEFLKVCQDMLETTVVRKQDMGSVDSPFSIDGQPPVELDAYASILDQEEILLERRTRLAALAREHNDP